The window GAGGGTCCATGGGGTTGTGGAGACTGGCTCTGTTTGACAGGGCGATATGGATCATCGTAAGGTCGGTCCGCATATGCCGGGTCATAGTAGCGATCGTCATACGGTTCGTCATAAACATCGTAGCGATCAGTGTAACGTTGGCTGGCAGACGGAGGGCCAACATAGGAGGGTTCACCATAGAGACGGGTTTCATAAGGGCGATCACTGTAGGGGCGCTCACCATAAGGACGATCAGCGGAAGAACGACCGGCATACGGATCACCGGGGCGCTCGCCATACAGCCGGTCTTGGTAAGGATTGTATGGCCGGTCATAATAAGGATCGTCGTAGGGCTGAGAAGAACGATGGTGGTAATCGGTTCCGTCTGGTCGTTTCTTCAGGATGGACCGGACTGGTTTGTATTCAGTGAGAGGGACGGCAATCCGGCCGTGATCATAGTCTATGCAGGTCCTCTGTCCAGGGTCTATGTCCACCAGAGACTTTTTGTAGGCAATCATGTCgttcagctcctccagctcccgcTTCTTCCTCGCGAGCTCGTCGTCCACGACTCCGCCGCGTCTGGGAGGAGGGCTaagctccctcctcctcttgtgACTTTCATCGCGCTCTCTGTTGATTTTGCTCCTCTTCTTGATTGCCCTGTCCTTGCTTCTCTCCTTGCTCCTGCTGCGACTCCTGCTGGAACTCTTGCTTCGGCTGCGACTCTTGCTGTGGCTCTTAGTGCGGCTCTTGACGGGCCGGTTTGGTATCTCTCGGCTTGGGCTTCGCCTGAACGTGCTTCCTTTACGGTCACGGTCAGCGCTGGTGCTGCGTCTCTTTTTGATGATACGTCCAAACTGGTCTCTGGGCGGAGTCTTGCTCCTACTTCTACTCCTGGCCCTATTCCTACTCGGACTCTTGCTCCTACTTCTACTCCTGGCCCTATTCCTACTCAGGCTCTTGCTCCTACTTCTGATCCTGGCCCTATTCCTACTCGGACTCTTGCTCCTACTTCTGATCCTGGCCCTACTCCTACTCGGACTCTTGCTCCTACTTCTGCTCCGGCCATATTTACGCTGAGAGGCACCGTAATCCCTTCTGCCAGTGCTGGTCTTGCTGTCCTGCGTTCTAAGATTTTTCACCACGGCCTTCAGCTTGTCTGTCTCTGGCTTTTCTTTCCTGAAAAGTCAGACAAGCTTATGAGAATAATTTCACAGAATTTGTATTTCTATATATCCTGTATAGATGCCAATGTGTCATTTAGTCAGGTTACTAATGTAACCTAGTGGTTTAACTATCTGAATTTACACATAAATAGgcaaacatttgatttttaaaagaacaagAACTCTTAGCACATCCCTATCTTTCACCCAATTATGTTCTCACAGAACATAGAAAAATCATTACTCACTCAGTGTCTTCTGTTTTTGCCAGCTTGATGGTCATCTACCAACAATACGCATATCAGAGAAAGttagaaaaaggaaattatCTCGTTCAACATCTTCAGCATTAGACCCGAAAATCATTCAGAAAATATATCACTTCCTAAAAGTATGTGGAAATTGATGTTAATGGACAAATCGCGGACAAAGTGGACAAAACTTTTTGCCATGTGAGAATTCTGTaactttaaacaacaaaacagacacatcttaactgtgtaaatataaatgaagtCCGCCTCACCTTTCCTTTATTCAACCCGACACCACCCAGTTTCCGAACGGCGAGGAAAACGCTCTCGGTGAAACGTTTTATCCTGATGGCCTGGTTCCCCCCCTCCGCCGTCTCATGCTTGGAGAAACAAATAGATGACATTATCCAAACCAGGACACCATAACCGGTATTTTAACCTTTAGATCTACAGAATATATGCTGCTGTTTAGAACAAAGTCTGTTTAAAGCCTGTTCACTGAGGAAGAACTTTTAAATTCATCAGAAGGGAAATGGGAGGGTAAAGGGGACGATGAAGATATTAAGAGGAGGATCCGGACTCACCGGGACGACGCTGAACTCCACCTTCTCGTTCAGCTCCAGTCTCCTCTTCTCGATCACCTCCGACATGTGGAAGTAGAGCTGAGGGTTCTGAGCACACTTGATGAGTCCGGAGTCGTGAGAGAACTCGATCACGATGCCCTGGTTAGAGAAACACAAAGCGTTAATCCAGTCGTCGCTGGTTGAGGCTCTGCagcagacctgggcattgtaaggcccgcgggatgattctgaccggcccgcgaaagattacatgataattagaaaataaaacatattttctaattatcttatgggtggactaaaaccgcattgcttttattttgaagcccatttattctcacagtgcacgcgatcgtgcacgtcaactgtgcacgtgaaatgcgtgtgattgacaacctgtcacCCCTGAAACATGCTAAcatgtcggctcatgccaaaaagaggaaagtgatgccgaaagcagaactttcaaacaaatatggactactaatgttttctttactgaagtccaggtgaacctgtgtgtttggtttgtggggagcatgtcgccgtgtttaaagaggacaattttcttttctcttttttttttttttttttttgcacagttctgaaaacattaaatgtttaatataggcatgtaaagtcaaaaaggctacaaaactgggacacttttctttacacagttcagtgacatgtcttgtttattttggctacaaagatgatgtgatgtctttagaaagctaagaaaacccttgtttcaatagtatatgaaactcaaaatgccctttgttattaatgtgactgaaaatgagtcaaatgtttcacattttgtttatcattttggaaattctatttgaataaatgatatttttgaaagctaacctcaccttttaattgccaaataataacatacactcttaccagcggtcaaaacaatgccatttactgctttttatatagaaataaaatgtatattatgcataattgagttcggcatgtTGGCCCGGccatccaaaatattttcagttgctcatttggccccctgggaaaaataattgcccacccctgctcTAACTTCTCCCCGGCGTTGGTTGAAAGGTCTTACGTGGCGACGTTGCTCAATGGACTCCTCGAAGGAGTCGGGGAGGATCTCCACGAAGGTCGCTCGTTCCTCTTTGGTCTCTCCATGGGTGGCGACGTTGAAGCGTACCTTCACAGGTGAGACACAGCTCAGACTAAACTTCTACAGAACTTCACATGATTTATAGTCAAGTACGTTTGCTTTATATgctgaagtttgtttttattctaacGTTTCTTAATTCATGGTAACGATGTTTTTTCTATTCtaatgttcctttttaaaatcGTTTTATGGTATCTACGGTTGGTTTAGTCGTGAGGCTCCTGGTTAAATGCTCTTGGCTTATTTTTTAGTTCGAGGTGTTCCGGTGCCCCTTGTCACCTTGTCTCCGTCCAGCATGGTGGCGGTGCTCAGCAGGTCGTTGGGTCCGAAGGGAAGCAGCTTCTGTTGACCGTCGATGGTCATCACCAGTCGACCCATCTCTGGGTCCGCTTtcactgctgctcctcctgcagcttgaGAAGcctgctgcttctccttcacctcctcctccttcatctccatctttctctcatCTCCTTCTGGTTTTCCTTCTGCATCTTCCTTCTCATCTTCATCAATTTTCTCCTCTTTAATTTTGACctgcaggaaagaaaacatttaatttaggGCTAAATAAAAGGAATGAACAACAGAACCATTTgcaggttttttcttttgcacCTGTCCACCTCCTTGTTGATCCTTGTTCTCCTCGGGCTCCTTCTTGATCTCCTTACGTGGATATTTGGAAATGGCTTTGAGGACGGTGCCTTGGAATCGCTCCTTGCTGAGGTCGTCCAGCGTGTCGGGGCTTCTTACTTTGACGCCGAGCGGCGTCCactgagaggaagaagacgGAGAGCGGTCAGAAACACTTCAGTTGGTCAAAAGGTAAAGAATCAGATGATTATTAGTTCAATGACGGTTCCATGAGTTCATTGTCAGTTCTTTAACTACTGAGATGTTAATAAGCTGTTCAAAGAGAACTTAACttatcttacatttttattaatttagcaACTAACAACTAAacctaaaactaaactaaactaactatAAACTGATTATTCAAACTTAACTCacactaaacattaaatatgatcTGAAACTACAATAAATGTTAGACTACCCTCAACCTTAAACATAACCCTCTACGAATGCTTCTTAACGAGGTGTGACTGCGTTTCATCTTCTGCTGTTTTGAGTCCCGTGAagataaaaacatcaaagaacTCGTCGGTCGTATGTTTCTTACTTTGCATTTAGCCGCTGCCAACGCCGCCGAtacttcctccctcttcttcctctctgcctctctccgttgctcctccacctcctcctccctcctcttcctctcctgctcctcccgtttcctcctctcctcctcctccctcctcttcctcttctcctcctcctcccgtctcTTCTGCTCCTGTAGGATTTGATCCTCAACCCTCTTGGTCCTCAACAGCCTGATGGCTCTCCGGTCCGACTTCACCTGCAGAATCAAAACGTCGAGTGTGAAACCGGTTCACTTCCTGTCGTGTGTCGTCCAGCAGCTGTTCCTCAGACTCACCATGGCGACCGTAAACTCCACCTCCTTGTGGATGTCGCTGCTGTTGAACTTGATTTCGCTGAAGTTCTCACAGATGTCAAAAGGAAGCTCACCGTGCTCCTCGGAGTTGACGATTCCTTCTTCTGGACCCAGAAATGTGATGATGCCCTGAAACACAGACACTTAGCGTTCACTCTCCATCGCCACAGAGGAAGAACATGAGACGGAACCAGTGACGGCGGCTCGTGGTACCAGCTCTCTCTTCTCCTTGGTGTAGCTGAAGGTGAAGGGGATTTTGGGTTTGATGTTGGCCGCCCTCCTCTTCCCGGTGCCGAtgtccaccagcaggttgaTCAACACGTGGTCGTTCTTCAGCAGCGTGACGCCGCAGTCCCGATGGTCGAAGGTCACGTTGGTCTTGAGGGGGCCGATGTTGGCGTGGATCTGACCCGGGTAACCCTGCATGTTGggctgcagggagagaggaaCCAGTAAAACCAGTTAGAGCCCATCAGATTTCAACATTGTCCTCCAAACAAGGAGATTAAAGAAGGATGAGGCTGAAATTACAGACGGCTTCATCATCAGTGAGGTTCTGGAGGCTTTACGTGCAGTAGTTCAGACCAGGATGTGCATCTATATCCACTAATAccttcatgtatttatttaacctttCTTCATCATTTCACCTCAAACTGTTTGGTTCATTTGACAAATGATATTTTCATTCCCCACCAGGTTCTTTCATGTAGATGATATCATTGAATGAGCAGAAAACATCCTGTATCACTACGTATACCGTCATCATCCCGTGTCCTCTAACAAAGCGATCAACTGGGTTCATGGCGTGGCGCCTCCTCACCGTGGGCTCTATGATTGGCTGGCTGACGATGCCCTCGTACAGCTCCGTGTCCAGCTTCATGTTGACACCGAGCTCCGGCCTGACGCCGGCCTTCCCATTCAGCCAAAGGTCTTCGTCACTGGCGGCGCTATGGGTGGCAGCTTCCTCAGCGGCGGCTGTGGCGGCAGAGAGCGTCAGGAGGAGGGGCTCCTTCACCCGCCGGATCCGGATGgccctcttccctcctctcagcTGAGGAGAAACCAACACAAATGCTGTTTCAGAATGACCTCTTAGAAAGGAAGGAAGTCAAGTCtgtgacaggaagtgaacaAGTCTCTGAAGGTCCTCACCGTCAAGACGGTGAACTCCACCTCCTCGTTGATGTCCTCGGCGGTGAACTCAATGTCGCTGAAGTTCTCTCTGGTGCTGAAGGGGAGCTCGCCTTGTTCGTCACACTTGATGACACCTTCACTGTCCTTCAGGATGATGATGAGTCCCTGAAAGAGTTTAGAAACATGGACTCAAAGACAGAATCTGATCCGGAGCCTCCAGAGAATACAGACATGTTTACAGCTGAATCTGATGTCTGTGTGACAGGAACTGGATGAAGAGTTTAGAGTCAGGATCTCATTAGTGAAGTCAGTCTTTGTGTAGAAACATCTGCCACCTGGTGTCCCAGTTAAAATATAGAGTCAACAACCACACAGATCTAAAAAGTGCAGCAAAAAAGGTGTCTTTGAAACTGATAGAGTTCCTTTATGATCAGCGTCTGTCAAACAAACCGCCCTGATTCAGGTCTCTGGTCAGGTCTCTGGTCAGGTGTCTGGTCAGGTCTCTGTGAGGTCACTGTGAGGTCTCCAGTCGGGTCTCCGGTCGGGTCTCTGGTCGGGTCTCTGGTCGGGTCTCTGGTCAGGGTCTGACCTTCTCTCTGATCTCCTTGGTGTGGCTGAAGGTGGAGGGGATCTGGGGTTTGATGTTGGTGGCTCTCCTCTTCTCGCTGACGATGTCGGTCAGCAGGTTGATGAGCACCTGGTCGTCCTTCAGCAGCGTCACCGTGCTGTCCTTCCTGTCGAACGTCAGGTTGGTCCTCAGCGGCCCGATGTCCACGTGGACCTGACCCGGGTACTGGCGCTCGCCGGGCTGCAGACCGACCAAACAGGAAGGGTCAGAGACAGTAAACAGGAAGGAGGACGGGCGGACGCGTGTCATCTAAACTGACCTGAGGCTCGGCGATGGGCTGACTGACCACCGCCTCGAAGATCTCCGTGTCCACGTTCTCGGTTCCACCAGGAGCCACCTTCACGTCCGTCGCTATCAAACCGTTCTgcttcaaacacaaacaacaatcaCATGACGACATTTCTAAAGAGAGATTAACACAAAGAACACATGAAGGATGTCAGAGCTAAAACAAGAAGACGACCTAGGAACAGTGAGGAACTCtaatcttcttcctcctcaagCTTCTTGTATCAATGTTAACTCCTGTTACTTCATGAACAGAGCAGATATTCACAGATATTAATGTTTACTCCACGTTTGAAGGGTCGTCACTGTAGAACCAACCAGCTTTATGCTCACAGAGTCTCACTCACTCTGGTTCTACACCTGGTTGTGTTATTAGGATGAaggtgatgaggatgaggatggtgatgaggatgaagatgatgatgatgaagccgACTCACCTTCTCCTTGCAGGCGGTGAAGTGAACTCTGACCCCGGGCGTCATGGCTTTGGGGTTTCCAAAGAAGGCGGCGAAGCTGAAGGTGAACTTCTCCAGATCTTCTCTCTCGATGTAGCCGAAGGTGGGCTGAGGatcagagagagacggactcAGACTATGGACTGGATCTGGATTCAGACGGACTCAGACTACGGACTGGATCTGGATTCAGACGGACTCAGATAGAGTCCAGCTGAGGAGGCGGACTTGTCCCTCCAACAGAGACAATACTGGACTCAGATACATCAGACGTTCTTATGAACTCATAAATATCCCATTAAAACAGTTGACAGACATTTCTGATATTGACAAAGGTTAACAGGAGAAACATGGATTTATCTCTGGACCAGAACATCATGAGTCATGTTACCCCGATGAAGGAGATGATCCCTGTGGACCGACCAGGAGGAGGCctgagaacacaaacacaccgccgtcagaagaagaagaagaggaagaagagaccAGACAAACTCCAGCTTCTAATAACTAACTTACTTATCAAATGTGCGTTTCCCCAGCAGGCCCAGAGCTCTGTTGGTCTTGGTGGGATCAGGTTTGGGTTTCTGGGCAGAAGGGTGGTCAGCCGACGGCGTTTTAGTGACGGCCAGATCCTCTGTGGGATTCTTTGTTTCCCCCGGAGTCGACTCAGAAACTGGAGCTGAAATTAGGGCTTTGATCTGAAGAACACAAACCAGATCTACATGTGATCCTGATGAAGACCTGGACTCAGATGTCTAAGTACTGATACCACAAATACTCTGATCCagttcagtaaaagtactaatcagaatcagaatcagctttatttgccaagtatgtGTATGTGGACAGCAGGATAAGGGAGGCCTACACATTTAACTTATATAcacaagtataaatatatatatatatatatgaacataaaaacacaacaacagtactaaagtagtattagctgtaaaGGGATGGTTGGCCCTCGGATTATGTCGGTGGTGATGAACCAGTAGGGccgttagggttagttaaaccagataaccagtaggaccattaagaggatctggttgttagggttagttaaaccagataaccagtaggaccattaagaggatctggttgttagggttagttaaaccagttaaccagtaggaccctttagaggatctggttgttagggttagttcatgcatttgttccctctagactagattactgtaactccttattatcaggctgctctaataggtctcttagatctttacagttgatccagaatgctgcagcacgtgttctaacaaacaCTAAgtaaagagatcatattactccagtattagcttctctgcactggctccctgttaaatcaagaatagaatttaaaatccttctactcacctacaaagctctaactggccaggcaccgtcttatcttaaggaacttatagttccatattacccaactagagagctgcgctccatcaatgcagggttacttgtggttcctagagtatataaaagtaggatgggagccagagccttcagttatcaggctcctcttctgtggaaccaggttccagtttcagtccggggggccgacacactcaccactttcaagagcaggcttaagaccttcctttctgatagcgcttatagttaggactggttcaggtttatagttaggactggttcaggtctatagttagggctggttcaggttctccttggtccagcccctagatatgctgctatatgcctagacagccgggggactacctaggatacgctgagctcctctctcctcttctctccctccttctttatgtattaatctcctatttatgcacattactgattttgcttcttccctggagttcttgtgctttctcgcctcgcaggttcccaggaatcagagttatatttggactgtcatcgtgccacctgctgaggccctgctgacacccactgctactaccactatcattattagtcacattactattattattatcattattagtcacattattattattattgcctgtactattacgcttattgactttgcttctaccctggagtctttgtgctttctcgctttgcaggtttccatgaatcattgtggtacctggaccgtggtcgtgcctcctgctgtgacccggctgacaccgactgctaggGTTAGTTAAAgcagataaccagtaggaccattaagaggatctggttgttagggttagttaaaccagataaccagtagaTAACCTGGGTGTGTTTAAACCTCCTCCTAGTACAGGGACCAGGTCTGTTACTTTACTCACCCATTCAGGCTGATCAGGCGGTGGGTTGAGCATCACCTCTTCCACAACGgtctgaacacagagagagaatcTAATCAATCACATTGACATGATCAATTAAAGAGGAAGAAGTGGACCTCATGAGGTCCACTGAGAAGGAAGCTGCTGAGCTGCTCACCTCTCCGGTCCAGCCGGGCGGAGGGTAGCTCAGGTACCCCAGCGGAGGCACGCAGGCTGGAGGGGGATGGGAGGGATGGGCACCGGTCCGTAGGCTGCGGGGTCCGGGGGATCGGTGGTACAGGCAGTACTGGTGCTGGTGGAACAGGCTCTGGCCCCCACAGCTCAGGGGGACGTTCAGGACCCCAGCCAGGGGGTCTCCAGCCCGGAGGAGGTCTCATGTCATCGGGGTGGGGGGTCTCCAGTCATCGGGGTGGGGGGTCTCCAGTCATCGGGGTGGGGGGTCTCCAGTCATCGGGGTGGGGGGTCTCCAGTCCTCTGGGTGGGGGGTCTCCAGTCATCTGGGTGGGGGGTCTCCAGTCATctgggtggggggtggggggggtctCCAGTCCTCTGGGTGAAGCCCCCACCCCGGCGGCGGGGATGGTCCTCTTGGTGCCCATCCTCTAGGAGGAGGCCCCCATTCATCGGGCGGCAACGGCCAAccaccaggaggaggaggaccccacccccaggaggaggaggaccccacccccaggaggaggaggaccccACCCCCCAGGAGGACCCATGTCGAACAGAGGTCCGTCCTCGCCCATCGGTCCCATGGGGGGTCGGGTCCGCATCGGTCCGTGTCCTCGTCCCATTCCCTCCCCGGAACAAAGCTGACGTCAACGCAGGAAGCTAGGTGGCTAAGCTAGCAGGCTAAGCTAGCAGGCTAAGCTAGGTGGCTAAGCTAGCAGGCTAAGCTAGCTGCAGAGATAACTGACACAGACCAGAAGATGTCTGCTGACTCATTTAAACACGTTTATAGAGTTCAAAGCTAAAGCCTGAACAACCCATgctcttcttcgtcttcttcgtcttcttcttcgtcttcttcgtGAGTTCTACGGCAGACTGGGCTCGCAGCTCCACAGCGCCCCGCCGCCTCGCTGCGGTGGGAAAGGGAACTGCAGCAGGTGAAGGTGACCAGAGAGCTTCTCTTTGCTTCATGACTGGCCCACAGctttatttatgattatatCGGTATATTAATTAGTATTGGTGATATGTGAAGACATATATTTGGACCTTATGGCTTCCATCTTCACGATAACAAACCATCATTTATCATAAATCATCTTtgaaaaacacctttttgtTCCTGCAGATATTAAGTTTGTAAACGTTTTTGCAAagtaaaaactataaaaacgGGGCCTGAGTTaagatttatatttgtttgacatCACATTTCAAGAACATcatcaaaagtaaaatataaatataataaaataaagtcaaatagttaaatataaatataataaaataaagtcagaCTTCATctaaagttaaatataaatataataaaataaattcaaatagttcaatataaatataaaatcaaatagttaaatataataaaataaagtcaaatagttaaataaaattataataaaataaagtcaaatataaatatataaaatcaaatagttaaatataaatataataaaataatattaactcagttaaatataaatataataaaataaagtcaaatagataaatataataaaataaactcagttaaatataaatataataaagacaaatagttaaatataaatataataaaatgaaactgttaaatataataaaataaagtcaaatagttaaatataaatataataaaatagttaaatataaatataataaaatagttaaatataataaagtcaaatagttaaatataaatataataaaataaagtcaaatagttaaatataaatataataaaataaactcagttaaatacaaatataataaaaataaagttaaatataaatataataaaataaagtcagttaaatataaatataataaaataaagtcagagtcgttctgcagcagaaaaagcttttatttagtttgatgCAGAAGTCGCTCGACTCCAACAGAGAAACCAGAAGAACATTAAAGAACATCAACAAACAGGGAGCCGAAACCAGCTGGActcagaccagaccagacccaCATCTCAGCTGGACTCAGACCAGACCCACATCTCAGAGTCTTCACTGAGCCTGGATCAATTGATCCATTGGTCGATTGATTGATCGGTTATTGCAGTGATACTTCAGAGGCTCCTACAGAAACTGGCTCAAGATCAGTTTCTTTAGATGCACAGAAACATCCAACTCTACAAACACGTAAAAAAACCTCATCTGAGATCAGTTTGTTTCTATTTGTCTTTActcatcataaaaataaatcaaggcAGAGCGTgtgatgaaacaataaatcttTAGACAACTCCGGATCAATAATCCCTTTTTTCagcagcaggaaacaaacaaacactttgttCTGTCGGAGAAATCCTTCACCATCGCCGTCGGGCAGAAGGACGAAACCGGATCCACCACCGGATCCAGAACCGGGTTCAGTCCAGAAGAGACCACGAGGAAAAGAAAAGTTCTCCGATCCACAAAGTCACAGAAACTCGGAAAATCTGAACGGtcacaaaagtaaaaatccTCGTTTCACACTGGTTTAGACAGTTTGAACTGGTTTAAACTGTTTGAACTGGttttaaaagtgt is drawn from Anoplopoma fimbria isolate UVic2021 breed Golden Eagle Sablefish chromosome 6, Afim_UVic_2022, whole genome shotgun sequence and contains these coding sequences:
- the si:dkeyp-121d4.3 gene encoding uncharacterized protein si:dkeyp-121d4.3 isoform X1 gives rise to the protein MLNPPPDQPEWIKALISAPVSESTPGETKNPTEDLAVTKTPSADHPSAQKPKPDPTKTNRALGLLGKRTFDKPPPGRSTGIISFIGPTFGYIEREDLEKFTFSFAAFFGNPKAMTPGVRVHFTACKEKQNGLIATDVKVAPGGTENVDTEIFEAVVSQPIAEPQPGERQYPGQVHVDIGPLRTNLTFDRKDSTVTLLKDDQVLINLLTDIVSEKRRATNIKPQIPSTFSHTKEIREKGLIIILKDSEGVIKCDEQGELPFSTRENFSDIEFTAEDINEEVEFTVLTLRGGKRAIRIRRVKEPLLLTLSAATAAAEEAATHSAASDEDLWLNGKAGVRPELGVNMKLDTELYEGIVSQPIIEPTPNMQGYPGQIHANIGPLKTNVTFDHRDCGVTLLKNDHVLINLLVDIGTGKRRAANIKPKIPFTFSYTKEKRELGIITFLGPEEGIVNSEEHGELPFDICENFSEIKFNSSDIHKEVEFTVAMVKSDRRAIRLLRTKRVEDQILQEQKRREEEEKRKRREEEERRKREEQERKRREEEVEEQRREAERKKREEVSAALAAAKCKWTPLGVKVRSPDTLDDLSKERFQGTVLKAISKYPRKEIKKEPEENKDQQGGGQVKIKEEKIDEDEKEDAEGKPEGDERKMEMKEEEVKEKQQASQAAGGAAVKADPEMGRLVMTIDGQQKLLPFGPNDLLSTATMLDGDKVRFNVATHGETKEERATFVEILPDSFEESIEQRRHGIVIEFSHDSGLIKCAQNPQLYFHMSEVIEKRRLELNEKVEFSVVPHETAEGGNQAIRIKRFTESVFLAVRKLGGVGLNKGKMTIKLAKTEDTEKEKPETDKLKAVVKNLRTQDSKTSTGRRDYGASQRKYGRSRSRSKSPSRSRARIRSRSKSPSRNRARIRSRSKSLSRNRARSRSRSKSPSRNRARSRSRSKTPPRDQFGRIIKKRRSTSADRDRKGSTFRRSPSREIPNRPVKSRTKSHSKSRSRSKSSSRSRSRSKERSKDRAIKKRSKINRERDESHKRRRELSPPPRRGGVVDDELARKKRELEELNDMIAYKKSLVDIDPGQRTCIDYDHGRIAVPLTEYKPVRSILKKRPDGTDYHHRSSQPYDDPYYDRPYNPYQDRLYGERPGDPYAGRSSADRPYGERPYSDRPYETRLYGEPSYVGPPSASQRYTDRYDVYDEPYDDRYYDPAYADRPYDDPYRPVKQSQSPQPHGPSPSSQPAQVPSASTQPPLMNTAATSSSQPSLRPPSPTEPPPRSPSPTLKNTTPRQAPPPVKPPLDRFLDMLNKKVDAEKKSEPVYVNDDLLPHERALQDGSGFSRIVGLAQEQPSSSLALDGKNTQISPKRSSVERTSEEPKNKTEPYDKIQSLLRTIGLKLSTGDMSKLASRAQEKIYSPKSSSLERETMSSSREERQTSRTSSVELDHIYSPSPTRSSSLEPLGRSKAVSEYEGFLDQQELEVLQKAQQQQSLTRTMGSTPSTTSPPTAPPGPPPAQYQHPPPPINWPLGVTTQIPPEQSSTTPSMVSQVSPAAGQPPQRFGLPPGPPPGPPPRRPAQPPPGPPPGPPPQQPPGQSPFAPPFSHEVFPFIGQPPSAPALNSSSPLQPLITATVSPPPSTATTSSPANVNQSTISTTVARCLKVIETVKSLAVQPPAKPVKSVQFSLPTVSPSASSHQTSTEADDEIKNKQKEKLDSYNQRVIEKREQYYKDWLSRKNQSGEWKDGMRIFPGMPNASEPKNVWICGHSLVYWAESRAKSPEVGMQLGMDPSKVTIWWKGTQGMTWSQLLPQLHQLKVTWPNPDVLIMHLGGNDLSTDSPTDLLASVKKDLTSMRSIFPQCILVWSNILPRRVWRHSTDNHEVDLVRTTVNRRIQNIISELGGTSLTHDNIRCGTNTGLYRADGVHLSPKGIDVFNLNLQDFLEKWEMELT